In Cryptomeria japonica chromosome 1, Sugi_1.0, whole genome shotgun sequence, the sequence gacatggtctttcttcacaagcaaaaaaatcgggctatagaactagttatatagaagttgaaatgttagttatgaaatcacgtttcagcataatataccaaattaaattacttgaatatagaaattatgcaaattaaaccaaaaccatttctcttctttttcatctcaaaacatatctaatggctttgtggtgatttagagtaggtgatatgctaatggctttgtggaatgcaatccttgtatcatatcttaagttgactaatgtataattggggtaatccatgagtgtctaatgtgaattcattatcaatgttgtgaagtcatcgagagtatggtgaaagtcatcgagagtatggtgatattcatccttataggatcctctcaatactatccaaatcagtctaaaaggaaagtaactatccattcctatgctcatgcatacttacataactaatgtttcccttgtgtatcctaaacattggagagaccttatttgacttgcctaatcaatgtggttgttgtcctaatatgaaataatgatttctacccttgcctttgcatcaaacttctcacatcatgtttcttcaacaaaacacactattatGATCCCAatattcctcaataccctcaatggaggggcatgtataatggtttcaacatacaaagtcaatgatcatacaatccattcttctagacacccttggatacattacttggcttctaggcttgggaaaactaatatgaattgagccaacaccatgaggatggGGTCAAGTATCAtgacaactaatcataatacgtgaagacggggttcacacctaagtgttggctctcaacaatgccgcacttccaaaattgtcagtctcaagaatTCTGTCTCCTactgggtcaacactcattgatggccacaaggccaaatcaatgcatctaggcttcaaactccttactctaggattggaggaccctacacaaggttatgaacactcacttggtattataatagaaagagccttcctctagaactttttttgcaatgcacacatcattggtaatcattgttatgatggatggtctattaggctagtaaataaaatgcttattctttttccaccctttgaaactacaacaaggtatttgacttggcaaggtccccacacatcacttcaacaccaaacattaggcaattcaaccttttgccttctcaatgcattttttttttgtctttcactggttttctcagtctgatacatagggatatcagacctttcatggcatcatcacacgtgaaaacttccccatatgtccttgtaagtctaatatattaaatatatttcacCTAGCACTATCTGGTACACATTCTTGTGTCATGtccatataggatgtttgcacaccacactatcatctttgactcatgtgtatgatgcagaggtaggggcatgcataatggtttcaacatacaaagtcaatgatcatatagtccattcttctagacacccttggatacattaattggatTCTAGgtttgggaaaactaatatgaattgagccaacaccatgaggatagggtcaagtatcatggcaactgatcataatttgtgaagacagggctcacactcattgatggtcattttgcaactcaccttgagtctacatgagctgcaaaagcttgtgataagtatggatgattgtctccttccaatatgtagtcctttcacattttaggtgcctacacactatgttgttgttaagtattgatatagtcttaagacatctcatgactccattacatgtccacacttgggtttacaaacacaactctgtcaaaacaaaagcaatatcactagtaaaactataactgtgacaattaatacccttaggatagttaaataaatttaatctatttcatttggttttgatccacaaacttACTAtattgggtatcatgcttttatgcatctctgacatgactcctagtaactatataaggatattactagtcctagatctatgccttatctttttgatatggttcctagtgagaatatatgaatcttactagttctaaatgtcataactttgtgttttgcatgctccatgcgtgttaccaatgttactcatattactcactttttacttcccttttatctcaatattgtagattgacaatatcataagccttgggagctaccacctttccaaacttgtagtcatcttaaCTCTTCAATATCtttgtgaaagaatatttggtttctccatattttcccaagagtacatgagcataatttcatactcttgccaagagggggctaaatattgcatcataagttgtatctctttatagatatgcactaggtttggactcactttagtggttgtgccttatttatgcctaattgtattaggtttgagaatgtttcaataaatttggttcattcccttattcatgatgtttctcatggctcaattttctaggactagggtcttgggaacccttattcatggaaattggacctaaaattttaAAAGatgaatgttttgattaagtaaaagcaagtttttgaaaggaacctgaacCTTTTACAAAGCAGGAGATATCATAAGAACTAGAAAGATCTGTGCCTGATCGCTTCAAAAACTAAAACAGATCCATAccgaacaaaaagggatcacaacACACATTacaaaacattacataaaaaagcaaaaaaagacaGCTTTCAGAAAGCAAAACGATAGCAAAAAGACAAAAACTGAGACCACTgttgagacagagatagagacaactAGATACTTTTCATGATATACTCAGCATGGacaaccatctgcttcatgttgtccgcCGATGTCTTTAACTCCTCCAGCTCACAACCTTTGATGTTGCCCTTGATCCTAGTATTGGCTCCGGTCCTCTTCTCATGACATTTTTTGTCTGGTTGTTCCTTGTCACCATCCTTCTTTGTGTTGTTCTTAAATCTATTGATCAacatgttcatgttatccaccgatgctttgaggatctggaagttttgttctgcaatcttcttaacaGTGAGTTCCATCATATCAATTCTGCTACCTAGATTGTTCATAGGagtttccatccctttcacctccttgTTTTCTTCTGTCTCTTTAACCTTTTTTTTAGTGGCAATAATTTTACCCGCCATActttcaatggcttctgcattATTAATTACAACtgccaattctttaacattttttgACTGGGGTTTCTCGCCAATCGTTTCTCTTTTAACAACCATCATATCTTTCTTCAAGTTGTCACTGTCCTTCACCATTGTATCGACGGTCTCACCGAAACCCTTTATAGTCGCATTTTCACCAACACAGTCACTAAGCTTACCacttttgtcctcttgatcctgTTTCTGCATACCTTGGGTGTTCAAACCCTCAGTGTTGCCCATGACCGGATTctcctccccctccttatcctgTCCCTCATAATTTTTATTCTCCTCTGCCTCCTCATCAGAGTCAAGCATAATTTGGCTAATATCTTTATTGCTTCCCTTGCTGGTCTTCTTGCTCTGCATTTGCTTTCCTgtaactttccctttcttttttttaatgaatttcccCTCAAAGGATTCGGCCTCAGACTCCGAAATATCTAAaaccaccacaatccttttcctcttagccttgttCCTACCTTTTTTACTAGTCTCCTCTGAGTCGCCCTCAATCTCTGAATCAAAGTTAAAGCCACTGGCTTCACTCTCCGTGTCCTCATCTCTTGCATAtttacctttaataggtttttcaatgcatctccctttaagcactttataaacaagagccataagaccttggtgaaggGCATGGTCATCTTTGGGATATTTCTGAATCTccttgatagtatggtccatggagCAAGCTAGATAACATGGcaggctcaccttttccccatggcggaaatggttgagcaaaacaaagtgatgtcaataggctctagtaaacctaccatccaaagtaatataggtGATAATAGCGAATAAAACAAACCCCCATGGCCTGCATATCCATTTTGGGGAATGATAGGAATTGTCGACTTTCACcatcttcttcctctcatcatTTCTTGACTGGGAATTTGTCTGCTGCTTTATCAGAGATGCAAcagtccctataaaatttcatgccctcaGTCATCATCCCTGTAGCTTCAGTAATAATCTCCTCATCTACAGTCATCATCTGGGACCCGACCAGGATCTTGCCATTCTTCTAGTTCTTAATAAAATGTTTGGTAACCATAGGAtatttcccactaagcctctccacaAACACACTTAGACCCCCCTCCCgaaggatatcccacacttccTTGTTCTTCCTCCATTCCGAGCAAGAGGTAGGTTCGAACCTTTTttaatttcctcccatttttccttcactaTCCCTGAATTTCCTTCTCTCGGCTCCAaatcttcttctctggtttctgtgGATGCCTTGAAAAAAAGTCCAAAATTCATGCCAAACAATTATGAAAAGGCACTTAAATAAATGCTCATTACCTCTGTAATAACCTTGCTTTGAAATAAGAGGAAGAGGCATTTAGAAATTATAGTTGATAGTGCTGCGTTGCCTCGTCTGGATATGGTCCAGATCGAGCAGGGATTTCACCTCACATGCGAGCTCACTCTCACCATAAGTAGTAATGATATCTTTCGTTTGGCATGCCGGGTTGGCTGCCCAGTCTGTGCATGAGTATGAAATTTGGAtttgcaaatagtaggaattttctctccaaatttggacttttccaaaagttcaatttgaaaaggtgcaagttgcatatagatacaagtctatttctcatttcaaacccctatcaactccaacccacatctaccaatttttcaatcaagcaattcaaatcaattgagcatagatctataatcaagaaacaaggcattcaaagatacaaatTTGTTACATCaattatgatcaactacattatgtttttccatgatgaaggcatacactaacatgttctagaaacattaaggcttgtgtggagcttcatgccaagcatttcaaaattgaggtatatttgtgaattttttatttacatttatgcaCCATTCTTTACAACTTTTCACATGATTGTCTTGACAATGACATGGTTGTCACtttatctgaaaatatgcttatcatcATTTAAAGAAATAACTCTTCTTTTAACTATTCTTATACCCTACAATGCATTGAATTGGCCTTGGTATAGTAGAAATTATCTTGCAATTCTTGCATAATGTTTTTAACCATTGGTAAAAATAGTACATTATATTCTAGGATCTCTTCAACTTTTGGTCTgcaactatttcttgagctaaggaTAGCTTGTTTATGAACTGAATATTCCATAAGGACTGCATAACAACTTTCTCTGCTAACTCTTGGCCAAGATATAAGACAACTTGTTTTAGCTTCAGACTAGTTTAGTATATAGCTTCCAACTGGTTGAAAATAGATTTAGAAAATGGTCTTTATCATGTAATGCTATCTttgtgctttctcattgttgttgttTAGTTCACCATGGACTTCATACCTTAACATATAATGGTGGGAATAAACCTTTgtctatttatataaaatatatatcccAATGGATTGCATCTTGACCATCACAAAATTATGCCTCCATGATTGCCACAATGTCCACATCCCTTTTTAAACTATCATGTTTGCTCTTCTTGGTTTCAAATCTGCCTTATTGTTGCAATGTTCTATAAGACTATCAATTTGTTTTAGGAATCACCTTCATCAATGTATCAATGCTCAAGTTGAACAtccttttttaggatttcttctctATATCATGCTAGGGATTGTTATTGCTACTTGGAATGTGATGTCTTCCCATTTGATTGGATTGTCAATCATTGCATTTTTCTCCATATCATCATGGACTAACTTGTGCTTcctattttgattaagtaaaagcagatttttgaaaggagcccgaaccttttacaaagcaAGAAATATTGAAAGAGCTAGAAAACatcgtgcctgatcacttcaaaaactaaATAAGATCCCAACCGAACAAAAAGGGGATCACAACCCATAATATATAACTTTACATTAATGAACCAGGAAAAGACAACATTCGGAAAGCAGAATGATGACTGccaagacagagatagagacaactgccaagacagagacagagacaactATATACTCTTCATGACATCCTCAGCATGGACAACCATCAGCTTCATGTTGTCCGCCAAAGTCTTCaactcctccagctcacgacctttgatgtcacccttgatcCTAGTATTGGCTTTGGTCCTCTTCTCATGGCCTTTTTTGTCTGACTATTCCTTGTCAACATCCTTCTCAgtgttgttctcaaatctattgatcaggatgttcatgttatccactgaAGCTTTGAGGATCTAGAAGTTTTATTCTGCGATCTTCTTAATAGTGAGTTCCATCTTATCAATTATActacccagattgttcatagcagtttccatccctttcacctccttgTTATCTTCCATCCCTTTTACCTTTTTTCAGTGgcaataattttacccaccatCCTTTCAATGACTTCCATGTTATTAATTGCAACTGCCAACTCTTTAACATTTTCCGCTAGGGGTTTCTCTCCAACCATAGCTCTTTTGACAGTCAACATATCTTTCTTCAAGCTACCTATATCCTTCACCATTGTACCAACTGTCTCACAGAAGCCCTTTATAGTCTCATTCTCACCAACACAATCACTAATCTTACCACTTTtgtcttcttgctcctctttctgcaTACCTTGGGcattcaaaccctcaatgttgtcTGTGACCTGGTTCTCCTCCCCATCCTTATCTTGTCTCTCATCCTTTTTATTCTCCTCTGCCTCTTCTTCAGAATCAATCAGGATTTGGCTGATATCTTTATTGCTTTCCTTGTTGGTCTTCTTCCTCTGCGTTTGCTTTCCAGtaactttccctttctttcttttaaTAAATTTCTCTTCAAAGGATTCGGCCTCAGACTCTGAAATATCTGAGTCCACCataatccttttcctcttagccttattcatACCTTTTTTGCTAGTCTCCTCCGAATCACCTTCAGTCTCGGAATCAAAATTGAAGCCACTGGCTTCACTCTCCGTGTCCTCATCTCTTTCATATTTgcctttaataggtttttcaatactcttccctttaagcactttatagacaagagccataagaccctggtgaagggcatggtcacctttaggatctttctgaatctccttgatagtgtggtccatgGAACAGGCTaggtaataaggcaagctcaccttttcACCATGGCGAAAATAGTTGAGCAAAACAAAATGGtgaccataggctctagtaaacctaccatccaaagtaatataaGTGATAGTagcgaataaaacaaacctccatggcctgcatattTGTTTTGGGGAATGATAAGAACTGTCAACTTTTACcatcttcttcctctcatcatcCGTGACATGGAATTTGTCTGCAGCTTTATCGAAGATGCTacggtccctataaaatttcatgccctcaGTTATCATCGTAGCTTCAGCTATAATCTCCTCATCTACAATCATCATATGGGACCCAACCAAGATTT encodes:
- the LOC131858067 gene encoding uncharacterized protein LOC131858067, with translation MGFRDVCMDGEGSDRGLELWDDWRVVRHDMFMTHLLIGKSVIVIERFVVSRVMRQYDAGVLPQYKDWFQSHPFPRFTDPVEHAPLIEEVEDEAPVEAQGGGEEGRVAPRQVRQRRDEQGGDGGEEPVREQRQLMQHENPVEGGSSGGKYPDSPLDSGDPGEGPRPREEQIAGGSGNEQVQISNLGGGIPKAALGQQTSPHFNRIEEEIIKELGNELKKEDNKKIDHQEKEQNNKDSDHGEIKSQFSSQNEETKEDKTEQNSDNDENNGDNQSKVNKEEGENFNLVSNLTELEKEIDWIQDAQPDNILDQGLSEISLASPAKVKMTFLEDKEPKWGDEEDVKKALGKSESKQEEEETMEDKRKIKQKKRITTVDGIHRNQRRRLEAERRKFRDIEGKMGGHKKRFEPTSYSDWRKNREVWDILQEGGLSVFMERLSGKDPAVTKHFIKNWKNGKILVGSHMMIVDEEIIAEATMITEGMKFYRDRSIFDKAADKFHVTDDERKKMVKVDSSYHSPKQICRPWRFVLFATITYITLDGRFTRAYGHHFVLLNYFRHGEKSIEKPIKGKYERDEDTESEASGFNFDSETEGDSEETSKKGMNKAKRKRIMVDSDISESEAESFEEKFIKRKKGKVTGKQTQRKKTNKESNKDISQILIDSEEEAEENKKDERQDKDGEENQVTDNIEGLNAQGMQKEEQEDKSGKISDCVGENETIKGFCETVGTMVKDIGSLKKDMLTVKRAMVGEKPLAENVKELAVAINNMEVIERMVGKIIATEKRDEDTESEASGFNFDSEIEGDSEETSKKGRNKAKRKRIVVVLDISESEAESFEGKFIKKKKGKVTGKQMQSKKTSKGSNKDISQIMLDSDEEAEENKNYEGQDKEGEENPVMGNTEGLNTQGMQKQDQEDKSGKLSDCVGENATIKGFGETVDTMVKDSDNLKKDMMVVKRETIGEKPQSKNVKELAVVINNAEAIESMAGKIIATKKKVKETEENKEVKGMETPMNNLDAGGNWEPGGIIGPLADSGGNLPFRA